AACATTCCCTGAGCTTAACTGTAATGCAACAGGTAATCTGCCATTCATCTTTGCAAATTCTTGTTTTTTTCACAGTGATTTAGAGGAATCATGtcaaattaatatattttataaataacatTCAGCAGTTTCCTAAGGTCTAATCGAGTTATATTCCTTGTCAAACAATAAACCACCTTGTATTTTTCATCAAGGACTAAATTCTAATAGAAAAGGCACTTACTACTCAGCAAATTAGGAAACAAAGAGTGCTTTAAATACTACAAAATCAGAGACCTAGCATTTTGGCATTGCAGGCATCTTTATTGTACATCTGTTAGGCCATGAATTCATAGGGAATAGGTTCCAGCAGCTCAGGCTCCTTTCCGTTGGTTCTCACAAAGTGTGCCTCTCGGGGTGGagcaggctaaaaaaaaaaaaaagaacaatcacATAAAGTAGTGTAACACAACTGTAAAATGCTCTCAAAACCAATGAAACATATACTCAATTCttaaatcttcaaaaaaaaaaaaaaaaagcatcgcTGAGCAACAAGTTCAATGTCCCCCCAAAACTAATCCCAAAAAAGCCCCTGTCGAACACTCACCTGGCGTTTCAGTTGAACCCAGGTACCTTTCtctttggcttccttctttttctgatcATTTTCCTTCACGCGTTTCAAGAAACTATCTCGGCTCTTAGAGTGCTTAATGTGCTCAACACGCACGTTAATTCTCTTCGCAAGAATCTTGCCCCTGGAAAGAGCAAAAATTCTTATAAATGTTTCATCAAAAATACAAcctccagtgggatgcagaccccaaattctcataaaaagaccagacttaatggtctgagaccagaaggaccccagaggtcatggtccccagaccgtcCGTTAGCCCAGgataggagccattcccaaagccaactcttcagacagggattgggctgaactatgggatagaaaatgatactggtgaagagtgagcttcttggatcaattaaacacatgagactatgtgggcagctcctgtctggaagggagatgagggggcaaagggggtcagaagctggctgaaaggacacGAAAACAGGGAGTGgatggaaggagtgtgctgtcccattagggggaaagcaactaggagtatatagcaaggtgtatataaatttttgtacgacaaactgactcgatttgtaaattttcacttgaagcaaaataaaaatatatatacacatataaaaaacccaaatttagaaaacatttttgGCAGTTCCACTTATTAAATAAACCATTAAAcctttttattaattttactgGAAGAAGACTTGAGGCAAACATCCACTCTTAAGCTCTTTTCTACTGAGGACAGACCCCGAAATACAAAGGAATTTAACCAAAACCAGATGACTCAAACTTACTTCTTAAACTGCTTTTTATACTCTGAAAACTAGAACTGCTTAAAACCAAATTGCATAAGCGGTAAAACCTTCTAGTAAGTCTATTTCAACTTGTTTCCTCTgacaggatacaagacaaacacctAGTTTGCCTGAGTTTTAAAAGGATATTTCCTTTACCCCACTTGAATGACCAATAAAGACATAAGTCCAATTGGCAAAGTGAAAAGCGGGTATGAGGGAATATTAATTAACCACAAAGAACTATGACATTACATACTTAACTTGTTTGTTCACAATAATGCCAACAGCATGCTGGGTAACATTGTAGACTCTCCCAGTTTTGCCATGGTAACATTTGTGGGGCATTCCTTTTTGAACAGTGCCCGTTCCctgtgagaaagagaaaaatgttaTACCACCagttcctccttcc
The sequence above is drawn from the Loxodonta africana isolate mLoxAfr1 chromosome 23, mLoxAfr1.hap2, whole genome shotgun sequence genome and encodes:
- the RPL21 gene encoding large ribosomal subunit protein eL21 — translated: MTNTKGKRRGTRYMFSRPFRKHGVVPLATYMRIYKKGDIVDIKGTGTVQKGMPHKCYHGKTGRVYNVTQHAVGIIVNKQVKGKILAKRINVRVEHIKHSKSRDSFLKRVKENDQKKKEAKEKGTWVQLKRQPAPPREAHFVRTNGKEPELLEPIPYEFMA